ATGGCAAAATTATTTGCAGCTGCAGGACAAAAAACTCCAGAAATAAAATATAATTTTGAATTAAATCCTAATCATATTTTAATCAAAAAAATATTAATAATTAAAGATGAAGAATATTTTTCTGAATTTATTAATTTATTATTAGATGAAGCTATTTTAGCGGAAAAAGGTACATTAGAAAATCCAAATAAATTTATTAATCTTATAAATAAATTTTTATCTAAAATTTAAATTTGATACAGATAAGATAATTATAAAAAATAATTATCTTATCTTTTTTTTAAAAAATATTTTATTATTTTAAATATTGTTTTATTAAAATAAATTATTTACTATATAAAAAAATACTTTTATGATTTAATTAGAATATTTAGAATATAAAAAATTCTATATAAAAGTGTATGTCTTATTTTTATTTAAAATAAGAATTTTATTCACAATTATAATAATTATTAATAAAAAAATGGCAAAAAAAAGAAATATATTTTTAATAGGGCCTATGGGAGCAGGAAAAAGTACAATTGGTCGTCATCTAGCAAATTTATTAAAAATGGATTTTTTTGATTCTGATCAAGAAATTGAACGTCGCACAGGTGCAGATATAAATTGGGTATTTGATGTAGAAGGAGAAGAGGGGTTCAGAAAACGTGAAAAAAAAATTATTGATGAAATTACTAAAAAACAAGGAATTATTTTAGCTACAGGTGGAGGTTCTATTCAATCTAAAGAAACTAGAAAAATTCTTTCTTCTAGAGGAATTGTTGTATATCTTAAAACTACTATAGAAAAACAATTAAGTCGTACTAAAA
The Enterobacteriaceae endosymbiont of Donacia crassipes DNA segment above includes these coding regions:
- the aroK gene encoding shikimate kinase AroK, with amino-acid sequence MAKKRNIFLIGPMGAGKSTIGRHLANLLKMDFFDSDQEIERRTGADINWVFDVEGEEGFRKREKKIIDEITKKQGIILATGGGSIQSKETRKILSSRGIVVYLKTTIEKQLSRTKRDKKRPLLKNKQNKLAKEILENLAKKRNHLYDEIADIIIKTDEQSAKIVANQLISLLEKN